The genomic DNA GACGTAGTCCGCCGCGTCCACGACCTCGTGCTTGCACTCGGGGTGCACGAGGACGTTCACGCCGGGGATCCGCTCGCGTACGTCGTTCACCGAGTCCAGCGAGAAGCGGCCGTGCACGGAGCAGTGGCCCCGCCACAGGATCATCTTCGCGGACCGCAGCTCCTCGGCCGTCAGCCCGCCGTTCGGCTTGTGCGGGTTGTAGAGCACGCAGTCGTCGAGCGACATCCCCATGTCCCGCACGGCCGTGTTGCGGCCCAGGTGCTGGTCGGGAAGGAAGAGGACCTTCGAGCCCTGCTCGAAGGCCCACTCCAGCGCCCGCTGCGCGTTCGACGAGGTGCAGATGGTGCCGCCGTGCCGGCCCGTGAACGCCTTGATGTCCGCGGACGAGTTCATGTACGAGACGGGTACGACCTGCTCGGCTATGCCGGCCTCGGTCAGCACGTCCCAGCACTCGGCGACCTGCTCGGCGGTGGCCATGTCGGCCATGGAGCACCCGGCGGCCAGGTCCGGCAGCACGACCTTCTGGTCGTCGCCCGTCAGGATGTCCGCGGACTCCGCCATGAAGTGCACACCGCAGAACACGATGTACTCGGCTTCGGGGCGCGCCGCCGCGTCCCGGGCCAGCTTGAAGGAGTCGCCGGTGACGTCCGCGAACTGGATGACCTCGTCGCGCTGGTAGTGGTGGCCGAGCACGAAGACCTTGTCCCCGAGCTTCTCCTTGGCCGCGCGGGCGCGCTCGACCAGGTCCGGGTCGGACGGCGAGGGCAGATCGCCGGGACACTCGACGCCGCGCTCACTCCTCGGGTCGGCCTCACGGCCGAGCAGCAGCAGGGCGAGGGGCGTCGGCTGTACGTCGAGCTCCTGGGGCTGGGCGGTGGTCACGACACGCACCCTTTCTGTTCTGCGGCTCGCTTGGATCATGGAGGCGATCCAGCGGGACATGCCTTTTCGTCGAATTGACGCTATCTATCATAACCGGTTCACGTCACTTTGACGAAGGTCATAGTGTCGATGTGACGTGAATCCCGCTGGCTCGAACGGCGGCCGACCTGGACGTGCCGGAGGGGTTGTCCACAGGGCGCTGTCCGTGCTTCGGCGCATGTGCGAGCATGAAGACAGACAAGGGAAAGACACACGCTCGGCCCGGAATGAATCCGCGGCCCCGCCGGTTGCAACCGTCGGCAAGCAGTCTCCGTACAACCCGGGAGAGAAGCAGATGTCCGTATCGGACGAGACCACCACCGTGAGCGACGGCATCATCCTGTCCGACGCCGCCGCGGCCAAGGTCAAGGCCCTGCTCGACCAGGAAGGCCGCGAGGATCTGGCACTGCGCGTCGCCGTTCAGCCCGGCGGCTGCTCCGGCCTGCGCTACCAGCTCTTCTTCGACGAGCGTTCCCTCGACGGCGACGTCGTGAAGGACTTCGACGGTGTCAAGGTCGTCACCGACCGCATGAGTGCTCCGTACCTGGGCGGCGCCTCGATCGACTTCGTGGACACCATCGAGAAGCAGGGCTTCACGATCGACAACCCGAACGCGACGGGCTCCTGCGCCTGCGGCGACTCCTTCAGCTGAGCACGCGGCACCCACCGGTACGCGTACGCAGGCGGCGTACCGGCAGACGTGCTAAGTCGGCAGTCCCCCTCCGACGGGAACGCCGCCTTCGAGCATCCACGGCCTTTTGCGCGGCCTTCGCGCAGGCACGGGCGGGCCTTCGCGCAGGCACGGTGGCCGCCACCGGTGCGGCCACCACTGGGGCAGCCGCACCGGGCGGACCGGGGCTACTGCGGCTGAGCCGACTGGGCCGACTTCGGCAGCCGGTGCTCCGCCGCCGTCTCCTTCGGGATCTGCGTGCCGTCCGAGCCCACCACCTTGCGGTCACCGAGCGGCGCGTCCAGGTGGAGCGTCCGGTGGTACTCCTTGGCGATCATGATGCAGACCTTGTCCTGCCAGGGCGTCTCGGTCACGGTGACCTTCACCTCGTCGGAGCTCTCGCTCGCCGACGCCGCGTAGTCCCCGCACACCCCGCCCGTGAAGCTCACGGTCAGGTCCTTCCCGTCGGCCGTGTAGCCGTCCACCTTGACGTCACGCTTGGTCGGCGCCGAGGTCGACCCGTCGCTGGGCCGCGGGGCAGGCGAGCCGCTCGGCGCCTGCGAAGGCTCCGTGGGCTGCGAAGCCCCCGGCGCGGCCACGTACCGCGGGTCGACCGCCGGATGCGTCACGGTGAAGGTGTCGTCGGCCCCCTTCGGACGTACGTCGAACAGCCAGGACGGCACCAGCGCCGGCTGCCCGTCCACCACCTGCGAGGCCAGCCCGAACACGGCGCCCTCGACGGCCACCGGCTCCGGCGTGG from Streptomyces avermitilis MA-4680 = NBRC 14893 includes the following:
- the nadA gene encoding quinolinate synthase NadA, coding for MTTAQPQELDVQPTPLALLLLGREADPRSERGVECPGDLPSPSDPDLVERARAAKEKLGDKVFVLGHHYQRDEVIQFADVTGDSFKLARDAAARPEAEYIVFCGVHFMAESADILTGDDQKVVLPDLAAGCSMADMATAEQVAECWDVLTEAGIAEQVVPVSYMNSSADIKAFTGRHGGTICTSSNAQRALEWAFEQGSKVLFLPDQHLGRNTAVRDMGMSLDDCVLYNPHKPNGGLTAEELRSAKMILWRGHCSVHGRFSLDSVNDVRERIPGVNVLVHPECKHEVVDAADYVGSTEYIIKALEAAPAGSKWAIGTELNLVRRLANRFAPEGKEIVFLDKTVCFCSTMNRIDLPHLVWTLESLAEGNLVNRIEVDRETEQFAKLALERMLALP
- a CDS encoding iron-sulfur cluster assembly accessory protein, coding for MSVSDETTTVSDGIILSDAAAAKVKALLDQEGREDLALRVAVQPGGCSGLRYQLFFDERSLDGDVVKDFDGVKVVTDRMSAPYLGGASIDFVDTIEKQGFTIDNPNATGSCACGDSFS